From the Motacilla alba alba isolate MOTALB_02 chromosome Z, Motacilla_alba_V1.0_pri, whole genome shotgun sequence genome, one window contains:
- the LOC119695963 gene encoding granzyme A-like: protein MGAFLPWYTFTAVILLVIHGGLCVDIIGGNEVVPHSRPFMAQIKGRRGIICGGALIKENWVLTAAHCKVKKSKVILGAHSSKKREKEQQALQIAKGISYPCYDPNTKENDIMLLQLRGRAKLNKAVQPIPLPTSDDDPKPGTVCTVAGWGKTMSHPAKVSTALMEVNVTVIRREICNDKNHYNGKPVITENMICAGAKNGGKDSCDGDSGGPLRCNNVMRGITSFGKKKCGEANGPGVYTRLTKHHLEWIRKTIGGA, encoded by the exons ATGGGTGCTTTCCTCCCTTGGTACACCTTCACTGCTGTCATTCTCCTGGTAATTCATGGAG GTTTGTGTGTGGATATCATTGGAGGAAATGAAGTAGTGCCACACTCGAGACCATTCATGGCCCAAATCAAGGGACGAAGAGGAATTATTTGTGGAGGAGCTTTAATTAAGGAAAACTGGGTATTAACAGCTGCACATTGTAAAGT gaaaaaaagcaaagttattCTCGGAGCCCATTCATcgaaaaaaagagaaaaagaacagcaagcTTTGCAGATTGCAAAAGGCATTTCTTATCCATGCTACGACCCCAATACCAAGGAAAATGACATTATGCTGCTTCAG CTTCGGGGACGAGCAAAACTTAATAAAGCTGTGCAACCAATCCCCCTTCCTACTTCAGATGATGATCCCAAACCAGGAACAGTTTGCACAGTAGCAGGATGGGGTAAGACTATGAGTCATCCAGCCAAGGTCTCTACTGCCCTGATGGAAGTCAATGTCACTGTCATCAGGAGGGAAATATGCAACGATAAAAACCATTATAATGGCAAACCTGTCATAACAGAGAACATGATATGTGCAGGGGCTAAGAATGGAGGAAAGGATTCATGCGAT GGGGACTCTGGTGGACCTTTAAGATGTAATAATGTTATGAGAGGCATCACTTCATTTGGGAAGAAGAAATGTGGTGAGGCTAATGGCCCTGGTGTCTACACTCGACTCACAAAGCACCACCTTGAGTGGATAAGGAAAACCATAGGGGGGGCCTAA